A segment of the Marmota flaviventris isolate mMarFla1 chromosome 2, mMarFla1.hap1, whole genome shotgun sequence genome:
TGACCTCCCAGGCACTAGTTCCAGCCAGCCTCTCAGCTGCCTTCCTCCAGCCCTCCCGTCCCCTCTGTTCTCCAGCCCCGCGGTCCTGTGTTAGGGTCTTTTGAACTTGCGGGGGGCGGTTGCAGCTGTCCTCACGATGTCTTATCCAGAGGCCTGCCCAGCCCGCTCCCGACAGCCTGTCCCTGGCCACGACACAGCCTGTGCCTTGGAGGAGCCACGGCTGTCCTGTTTATACGGAGCTCCTCTGGGCACACAGCCTGGCTGACTGCGAGtctcctctctgtccctctgcttTGCTGATGGCCAGGTCTGCCGGGCTGGGCCGGGGCTCTGCTCCTTACCTTGCTCATTCTGCAAGACCGATCTCCACTGCTACCTGCCCTGTGGCAGGAGGCTCTTCCTTCAGTGAGCAGTGGACAGTGGAGATGTTTCTTGGGGTGGGCTCTAGAGGCCTTCAAATGCAGGCACACTGGGGCTGTCTGTCTCTGACTTTTGGGGCAAGCTCAGTTCCCAGTGTTCTGTCCTGTGGTCACACTGGGTTGGGTTTGGCAAGTGTAGTTAGCCGCGAGAGGCTGGCTCCCTGTGCTGCAGGCAGGGAAGGGGCGCCACACTGGAGGGGCGGGTGTGGGGCGGTCCTGGACTATTGAGCCCAGGGCCAGTTTCAGCAGGCGAGCtgctctgtctgtctgtccacaCGGCTGCCTCCCCTTCACACCTAGCTCACTTCCTGCCTCTTGGCAGCCTCTCTCCTCCTGGCCTGGCCTCTCCTTaggcaggagaggaaggggctggccTGTGTGACCCTGAAGTCCCTCCAGCTCCACCTTTCCCCAGGTCTGAGGGGACACACCACCCTTCCCAGAGCAAGCTGTTAAGTGCCACCACGCgagacagggctgggggtgttagTTGTGGAAAAGGGGACAGAGGAAGCCCCAGAGCCTGGGACACAGGAGGGTTGTTCGGTACCTAGAGTGAGGCTGTGACTGAAGGGGGCTCTTGGCTTCAGGGCTCTTAGCCACAGACGGGGTTCTACGGCaatggaatgagacagacacGTGAATCGGCGCCAGCACCCGCCTCTGCCCACCAGGTCGCGGCTCAGGCCTTCCCAGGGCAGCTCACCTGGACAGTAATGAAGACACAGGCTTCTCCACCGAGTTGCTCCGCTCCCAGGGCTTCCGGCCAGCCTCTGTCAATGCATTTCATAGATGAAGAGCCACACATCTGAGAGGACCCGGGCCACCCCAACCCTACACACTCTAGCAGGGCCCCCTGCAGGAAGGGTGCAGAGCCCTTGGCAGGAAGATCTGCTTCAAGTGGAGCTGTACCTGGTGCCCAGGTCACCCCCTGTCACCCCGTCTCCCCTGCTTCAGGACTCAGGCTCCTGTTCTTTGATGTGTGACCTGGTTTCATCTCCGCTCACCACGGCCCCATCTCTTAAGGAGCAGGTCCCGCAGGTAGGGAGCCAGGGACTCCCAGACAGGGTGAGCAAGCAGGACTGCCCCACTGGCTGTGGGGTGGCCGGGTGCCTGGAATCCCATTcactcctgctgcagcctcccctGCGTCCCACCCAGCGCTCGCCTGCCTGGTTGGAGGCTGGTTTGTCTTTTAAGTAAGAACTACAGGATGAGTGTCCCTGATCCAAATGATCAGGACCAGAAGGGCTTCAGATTCTGGAATATTTGCATACTTTATGAGAAAATTTTGGATTTCAGAGCACTTGAATTTTGGATTCGGGATACTCAACCTGGACGAGTTTATGATTCATTGTACTAAAGACATGTGTTGGCCTAGAGGGAATTCAGTGGCTTTAAAGGATGCGCAGGGCCAGAAGGCAAAATCCCAGGGGTAGTGAGGAGGCTGCTCTGCTTGAGCTGAGACCTGCAGACCAACCTCGGGTCTTGGCCAGGTCTCCTCAAAGCCACCTCTCAGGCTTGCAGGCACAAGAGCTGGGACCATAAGGGCTATGGCCTTAAGCAAAACACATAGCCATAAGCGGCCTCAACTCCTAGCTGGGGAAACCACTTAACCGCTCAATAGCTTGTGTACCAGCCGAGACTCTGTGGCTCTTGGTGAGTCAACACCATAGGGAGAGCCAGAGGGAGGACTGGCGATCCCACCATAGCCAGCTACCTGTGCTAAGGTGTGGGGGGCACCACAACCCTGTGAGACACACCAAGAGCCGGCAAGAGCTGCATCGGCCTGGGCTGGGGCAGCCTGACCCGCGTGGTCCCCGCATGCTGGTGTGGAGCAGGTGCAGAGCAAGGTCTGCCAAATGCCTGAGCGGCCGCCCCTGCATCCTCTTCCCACTGCTGAGCCATCCGGCTGTCCTGATTACGCCCCCTCTGCCACAGCTGCCAGGAGGAAGCCGACAGGGTGGGGGCTGCGCTTCTGGGGAAGTGAGATGGCTGGGCGGTGTCTGCAGATCGAGGTGGCATTACCAGGAGACCCAGACTCTAATGTTTAAACTTCCTCCTGGACTggctgtgtggctcagtggtgcagcgtGTGTCCAGCACGGGGGGCCCTGGtagcatccccagcaccacaaaaacaaaacccaaaactatatgacaaaaaaaatcactcataCGAGTGCTGGCCCCAGAGTGTACCCCAAGCTCTAGGCGCTGTCTCCATCCTGGGGTGGGCGCTGCTGGCAAGTGCCTTCCCTCGAGTGGGACGCAGGGTCCTCTCAGGGGCCTGCTCTAGTGCCCCTTGTGCTTCTGCTCAGCCCCCCCGGGGAAATGTGGGAGCTCACGAGCTGGGCTTCCACAGGCCTGGGCTCTGCTCCCGAGagtccctccctcctgctctaaGACTGGAGGCTCCTAGGTCAGGTGGAACCCTCTTACCTGAGGAGTTAGGGGGCTGGCTGGCGGCTCGGgtccctggggagggggaggtgctGGGATCTTCCTAAAACGGGAGAGAAAGTTGCTTCCGTCAGTCTCCTCAGGGAGGCCGCCTGGGCTAGGGCAGGACGCCTTTGTCCAGGGTCACTGATACAGCCTGTTTCCAAATGTCTCGGTGAACGCGTGACCATTGTGTGATCAGCAAAAGAAGACACAACACTGAAGAACGAGAACCCAGATCCCAGCAGGGCACGTGACAGTCGGGAAAGAAGAGCTGCAGAGGTCAGGCTCTGCAGAGAGAGAGCCCAGAGCTTCCTTCTGGTCCCCAAACCCTGTCCAGCCCTGACCTCAGGGGTCTTACATTCTCCTCGCCAGTGCCCTGTGGAGGGGCTCACAGGCTTCTGCCCATCACCCACTTCAACCACTTCGCCCTCCTGAGGAACCTGTGGCCAGCAGAACCAGCTCAGGGTCCCAGCCCTTCCTTGTAGGCCAGGCCCCTCCTCTGTTGAGCTCATCACCCTCCTAACTACGTCCTCTCTGCCATGGCCAGTGAAGGagctggcagggctggggctgcattTCTGGAGGAGTGAGATGGTTTGGGGGTCTCTGTAACGCCAGTCAAGTTGGCACTACTTGGCCCCTGTGTGGACGAGGTGTCCTACCGAGGGTCACGCGGGTGCACTGGCTGCGAGGGTGACACAGACCTGCCACAGCCACGCTCCTGCCTGTGGACCACCCCAGGAGCACCTGCTTCCCTTTCACTGAGACAGCACAATGTGCAAGAATCTGCGCTGAGCTTTCTGCCCTCCCCCAGCAGCCTGCAGTTCATCCCCATTGCTGCCGGCTGAGCTGAACTGAGATCTGACCCCCTGGCTCTGAAGGAGGCTTGCTGGGTCAGGCCCGGGCCTGGTGCCTGCCTGGTATCCGTGTGGCCTCtgccagccctccccagccctccccatgCCACCTGTAGCCCCAGGCTTCATTCCCTGCGTTCCTTGCAGATGCCCTGTATTCTAGCCCCACCCGGCCAACTCCAGCTCATCCCCCAACAGCCACGCACAAACCCGCCTTCTAACGGGCCTCTGGGCCACCTCTGGGCTCTTCTGGTGCTTATCTCTGCCCCTCCCAGGAGGCTGCAAGTGAGTTTCACAGGAGCAGAGTGTCTCTTGGTCCCTCCCTTGCAACACAGAGCTCACCGCAGCTCTACCAAGTGGGCAAGTGTGTGTCGGCCACGTCTGTGCCAGGAATCTGCAGAGGTGCTCAGCAGATGTGAGCGATCTGGCAGTAATGAAGCTAACATGACGGGGGCACGTGTTTTGGAAAGATTTTTCACTatcaagaaaatgacatttattaaGTAAACATGACTTCTGCTTTTATTAAACCACACACATGCAGTTGCTATGCAGGATATTGACCAGGGATGCCTGCCACCCTAGACTGCACTAGTGTCCTCCGGACCCAGAGCCCATGTCTGCATCTGTTACTGCCCTTGTCACGCTCGGTCTGCACTCTGCTTCTCCTTATCTGGTCGATgtgaggctggggtggggacTCTGGGCCTCCCACAGGCCCCTCCCAGTCCAGGGACTCTGGGTGCAAAGCCAAGTACCCCACCCCCGTCCAAACAGGGACCCGTGAGGGGCCAGGCCTGTGTTCACACACCACTTGTCCCCACACCAGGAACAGGCTGGCATCTGCAGGAACCCCCAAATACCTGTGGGGTGAGCAAATGAATTCTGGGAGTCTCTGGTCCTGAGGAAGAGAACTACCACCAGAGCTgagtggggctgggctgggctcagggtcgagcgctcgcctagcacgagcgaggcactgggttcaaccccaggaccacgtaaaaataaataaaataaagttatatattaaaaaaagagctgaGTAATGGATTATGTCAATTAACACGTGtctggaacccagggcccaaaGAAGCCAACAAGAATAAATGTAATATGGGTACAATAAGAGTCATTAAGAAATTAGAATGTTTTTCCTTCAATGtctttatattataatttaaaaaagtctTCCCTGCATAAAAGGGACCTGGTGCCTCAGTTGGGCTGGGTAAGAGGCTGCCCACACCCTCCTGTCAGCGATGCAGCCTAGAGCAAGCCAAGGGGCAGCTTTGCTCAGGGTGCACAGAGCAGTAACATAATCACAAGATTGGCAAGTGGCAGAATGCCAGCCTGTGTCACTTGACTCTGATTTGGgagctattttcttcttttaaataataatcatttgTTCTCTATTAACTATAAAACTAGTACATGTTCACTGAAGAGAATTTGGTAAATATTGAAAGGCACAAAAAAGAACATACCAGCTGCTGTGAGAGTCAGCGTGCGCATGCCTGTGTGTGGGACTTTTGCAATCCTGCACCCTGGAGGCTAGTTCTGGTGTGagaagggcccaggggagcaagaAATAGCAGTGGCCAGGCCTATTATAAAAGAGGAGGAAACCTGTGAAGTGGCATTCCCTGTCACTCCAGGGACTCAGgagcctgagtcaggaggatctcgaaTCTTAGGccacctgggcaactcagtgagactctgtctcaaaatgacaATAAAAGGGCCAGGGGATGGGGTAACCCAGTGGTAGGGCAGCCCTAGTCCAATCCCCAgtaagggtggggtgggggaagatggGGCTGAAGATTTCAAGACTGGGGTTCTCTTCTGGATCCTGGGTGTGAGAGCCACTCTCTTTTTGTGAAGCATCCGCGGTAAGAAGAGCCTGTGCAGACCTAAGGCCCTCTGCTGTGGCCGGAATGAGACACTTGGTAGTGACCCTGAACCCACCCGTGGCTCCTGGCCACGCAGGCCTCTGCACTTGTAGAAACTTGTGGCGGGGAGGTTGGCTGACCCCACTGTGTGTGCAGCAGGGGACAGCGGGTGAGCGAGGAGCCAGCCTGGCCCCCAGCCTGTGACCTGGCTGGAGCAAGTGCGTCAGCATAGCCATCGGAACCACATAAGGCTGGGGAGAAGTAGGGGCAGGGGGACCAGACGGAGCCTCCCAGCCTGGGGTCTAGGAGGTCACATTCTAGAGAGGAAGGATTATGTAGACAAGGACAGGCGAGAGGGGCAGGCTGGTGGGCAGAGGGAACTGCATGTGCCCAGGCCCGAGCAAGGCACCCTCTGCAGCTCgaggagcaggtggcaggagGCTGGAGCCCACTAGACACAAGCTGCTTGTTTGGTGACTGGGAGGGGAAGGCAAGGGACATGGGCCCTGGTCCCCACCGTGGCACCTCTAGTCCCTCTTCATCCTGCCCCGTGTACTTCACCCCTAAGCTTTGGGGTCTCAGCAGGAGTCTGTCTTAACCTAGAGAAGGAACTGGCCGGACAAGGGCAAGAGGGGGCTCTGGGCTCTGAGGGGCCAGACCATGCCCAGGATGTGGCCAAGAACGGGTGCCCGGGCTTCTAGGTCCCTCTGCCATGGCTCCCCGGCCACTCCTGTTGGACTTGGTGGGCTGAGGTGTAGTCTTTGGGATCaggaataatttgaaaatagaaaccACCCTGGGCTTCACCAGGCCCTCCCCATACAGGCGCAGTCTGGTCCCACCCTCTGAGGGCTACTGTGCCTGAGCTCCCTGGGCCAGGGAAGGGCGAGGGGCCGCGGGGCCCTACAGGGCTCTGGGATCCTTGCATTGCACTCCCAGGCAGCCTGGCTTTTCTGCCAGCCTCTGTCCCCTGCTGGGTGGCAGCTCCAGGGAGCGTTGCCTGGCTGGGAGTGCCCGGGGTGCAGACCTGCCTGGACCTGCACCAGGGAGGCCCTCCCGCCACTCCCGCGAGTCACCCAGTGAGGCATCCATCATGTGGATGTCCCAGCCGGGACACCCCCGAGCCCAAGGCCTGCCGGGTAGTTCCCTTGCGCAGAGCAGGCCAAGCGAGCGGGCGGGCCTACCGTCTGGCTTTCGTCTTCCTTTCTGTCTGTGGGCTTGTCTGTCTGGGAGGCTGCTTTTCTCCTAGACACAGGGGAGGAAAAGATGCCTGAGGTTTTCACATTGACCCAGAACCTAGGAGCTGCCTCCCTGCTGGACCCGCCCGGCCCCCAGCAGACTGTGTGGGGATCAGGGTATGCAGGAGGCGACTTGTCCAGGCACCCGTCTGGTCAGGAGCCACGCCGGGGTGTGTTTGGGCCTTGAGTCCCAGAGGAAGGGGCACTTCCCCCCCACAGCCACCAGAGCACTCGTAGCCTGGGACTGCATCTTTCCCCATTGACATCCCAAGTGCAGGGACTATCCTCTTTTCCCCCTGGGTCATCTCTGAAATTCCCCCGAAGGCCCTCCTGCTCAGGACACGGCTGGACGCAGCGGATGCTTCAACACTTTGTCGCACCGATGAGAGGGAGTTAGAGTTCAGAGGACTCCTGGCTCACACCTCGGATGGGCGGAAATGTGAGCCATAGTTGCGTCTGCTTGGCCAGCCCTGGGTGACAAAGGACGTGGGGCCCAGCCAGGATAGCAGCTTCCCGCAGCCCTGGGTCAGGAGGCAGAAGACCCACCTCTTGGCCAGCAGTTTGTTCATCTCCTCCATGAGGCCTCCTCCACCACCCCCGCTGCTCGCCCGGTTGGCATCGGACTTTGCCGTCCCGCTGGGACTGGAGCCTCCAGACGCATCTTCTGGCTGAGGGCACAGGAGGGCACTGTTTCAGACTCCACAGGGGAGGCAACAGTGGGCGGGAGATGTCCCACCCCGACCTGCTCCCCAGGCCAGATCTTACCCGCTGCACTCTTCTCAGCTTGGCCCCAGCCAGGGCGGCGGCCAGTCCTGACACGGAGCTGTCGTCATGGCTGGCCCCCTGGGCGCCTCCAGCCGGCAGGGGGGGTGGCGGTGGGGGGGCGGCCCCCGTAGGTGGGGGTGggacggggggtgggggtgggggcggaggCCCACTACATGAGAGGGGGGCGCTGGCTGCAGATGAGGGATGTCCCGGTGGGAGGACCGGCCCTGGAATGGAACAGGGGCTCAGTTGGTCCCTGGGCCccagctggggctgggcctggatcTCACCTCAGGTCCctgggaggaaggacagagggcAGCCTGCTCCTGAGAGGCACAGGAACAGATCAAGGTTTGCCCCTTTCAGGAGGCCCTGGGGATGCACTGGGGCCTGTTACAATGACGCCCTGTTCTGGTCTCCTTGGATGGGGAGCCTGGTGGGACCCACAGGGTCACACCTGTGCGGAGCGCTCCTGGGCCTCCTCTTGTCTGCTTTG
Coding sequences within it:
- the Evl gene encoding ena/VASP-like protein isoform X5, which codes for MVYDDTSKKWVPIKPGQQGFSRINIYHNTASNSFRVVGVKLQDQQVVINYSIVKGLKYNQATPTFHQWRDARQVYGLNFASKEEATTFSNAMLFALNIMNSQEGGPSTQRQVQNGPSPEEMDIQRRQVMEPQQHRQESLERRASSTGPVLPPGHPSSAASAPLSCSGPPPPPPPPVPPPPTGAAPPPPPPLPAGGAQGASHDDSSVSGLAAALAGAKLRRVQRPEDASGGSSPSGTAKSDANRASSGGGGGGLMEEMNKLLAKRRKAASQTDKPTDRKEDESQTEDPSTSPSPGTRAASQPPNSSEAGRKPWERSNSVEKPVSSLLSRTPSVAKSPEAKSPLQSQPHSRVKPAGSANDVALDALDLDRMKQEILEEVVRELHKVKEEIIDAIRQELSGISTT